The sequence below is a genomic window from Coffea arabica cultivar ET-39 chromosome 4c, Coffea Arabica ET-39 HiFi, whole genome shotgun sequence.
TTCATCGAAACTGGAGAGATTTCGTTCTTCAACATCAATTGCAACACAATGAAACTCTGGTCTTTGTTCCGGAATCTGAAAATATATTTACAGTTTTAATCTTCGATGATACCGGagttgaaaaatattttccttggTATCACACATTCAATATTTATTCGGATGCTTAATGAATTTAGCTGAACCGTGCAGTGTAATTTACCTATCGATTGAATACATTACTGGTAGTTTCCACTTCTTCTTAGCTAAACCAAGCAACCACTACCCCACGATCAGTGTTAATGCATTGATTCTTCTTTGAATTAACTAATTTTACAAAATTAATTATTCAACTGGGCATCACTGTGCATCACTGCTTTCACCCACCGCGCTATGCGCGGTGATCCCTCCTAGTATTTAGAAAAGGAGTGATGGGAAGGGCGCAAAATCAACCTCAGGCCACGTCAGCGCCTTCCCCCCACCCCCCCTCGGCCTCCTTCCCTCTCCATTTTAAACAGAAAACATAAACCCTAACACACACTCATTCACTTCCTCCCGGTCCTCTCGCTCGCTCTCAGACAAAtagaatgaagaagaagaaccaGAAGACGACCGACTCGTCGGCCGCAGCTCTTATTCCTACACGTTCTACGGCCGATCTCAAAGCCCTAATTCAATCTCACAGCGACTTCTTCGACAGGCTAATCGAACTCATCCCAGCAAGATTCTACCTCCCACCTGATGACGACGTTTCTGACAACCCCAAGCCCTACTTCCACGGCCTCTCCAAAGCTGCCAAAGCTTCCCTCAAACGCCAATCCAAGCAAAACCTCAAACTTGCCCGCCGCAACCGCCTCGACCCGGACAAAATCTCCCATTCCTCCACCCTCGACCTTCTCAAACAATCCCTGGACACCAGTGCCCATGGCGGTGAGGTTGCTGAAATACCCCCGCAAGACGTCCCGAGGGCTATTGATTTAGAGGAGAAGAATGGTGGGGATGGTAATGATGGTGAAAAGGGTCAAGAAAAGCAGGTTACTTACGAAGAATTGCGTGAGAAATTGAGGAAAAAGATTGAGTCGTTACGCGGGAATCGAGGCGAGGGGAATAGGAGTGCTAGGAAGGGGAGGGAGGATAATAAGGATAGAGATAATCATagaggagaaaagaagagaaagagggaTGGTGAAGGGAGCAGTGGGAAGGGTGTTGAAGTGGTGGAAAATGACAGTGAAGAGATAATAGAGTATGGGAAAGTGAAGATAGGGGACGATGAGATGGAAGGggagaagaggaaaaagaagaggaaaatgtCGAAGGTGAAGGAGTTGGATAGAGCTAAGCGGTTGGAGGAGGTCAAGAAAGAGAATCCCAGGGTAGCAGAGAGGGAATGGTGGAGGGCAGCTGAGAATAGGGCAATGGGAGTGAAGGTGCATGACGATCCAAGGTTGTTGAGGGAGAGtatgaagaaggagaagaagaggaaggaaaagaatGCAGAGAAGTGGAAGGAGAGGATTGAGGGCCAGGAGAAGGCTAAGGAGGGGAAGCAGCAGAAGAGGAAGGAGAACATTGAAGGGAGGATTAGGGATAAAAAGATGAGGAAGATTGCTAAAAGGGAGAAGAAGCTCATGAGGCCTGGGTTCGAGGGGCGCAAGGACGAGTACATTACGAAAGATTAAGGTTAGGGGAAGTAAAACTTTTTTCTGGAAATGGTATTTGTGTTTTTGGGGTAATTTGTTTTGGCGAAAATAATGTGTTTTAGGAAAGGGTTGTATTTTCGCTTTGTAATTTAGATATGTTTATGCAAATGTTGTCTTAGATTGCTCTTTAATAAGGCTTCTCATTTTGTGAAGAGTCTTGGTTGGAACAAGGAACTTTATAACACAATTGTTATATTGTAAAATTTCAGTTGCTGTTCGTCTGGTTCTCATGTGAAGCAATTATCAGTTTGTTTTACGTTGGAATAATTATTAGTTTGTAAAAAAGTTCTATGAGTGTACTGGTAGCTTTAGTGATAGGATAATTAGTTTTTCTGTACAATGCCAtatttgagtttgtaattgctGACATCTTAACACCAAACCCTTATTTGTTATGATCTACCATTTGATAGAAatgcaaaatgaaaaaagaattttagcTGGGGTTCTGTGACTTGACATAGCCGGGAAATGATTCTAAATTATGCTTCTGCATTTTTGGCCTTGTAGAGTCCAAGTTGCTTCTGGCTCGAAAGATCTTTGACAAATGAGTCAATCCTGAACATCTATACTACATATGAGGCATTAGCATTTcttttggtgtaatttcctcaCAGCGTGTGATTCCATAGATACCCTTCCCCTTCTTTCTCCCATGACGTTAAATACAATTAACTTCCTCCAGCATTGCACCAACAAACATTAAATAAGTATACACAAGCCAAAAACTAGTTAGTTAAAAAACCAGTGGAAAGTTGATAACTAACAGCATTGCAGGATTGCTGTTACATACTAGTCATTGCAGCATCATTCACCAGCTGGTAATGCAAAATTAGTACATGAAAAAATAATGGCACTTTGGGATATGATTGATAGTTGAGAAGGTAGCCACGTTCTTCAAAAGTTCTAGTGTATATATTTGTCCATGATAAACTTTTATTGGTGATTATTTGTCTAATTTTTTGCTAGTTGAAGGGTATGAATTTACATTTCATATACATGGGGAATGAACTATTTACCTCTGGCCTTGATATCATGCTCCCCAATGGATTTTATAACTTAATGCCCTGACCTAAACTGAACTATTATTGCCTTAGCTGCCTTCGTACTATAAGTTGGCACCTGATTTGCTTGGAGTAAGATCTGTAGGAGAGAGAATTTCTTTTGTTGAAGAAGCGTGCTGCATAGTGGTGCGGAATGTGCTGTTTAATTTGGGACTAGGGCTTGTGATCCTTCTCTTAAGCCGGATAAGAAACTTAGACATAAGAGCTCCCAATGCAAGCTTGAAATTGTAGACCAATCCTCTAAAGACAGTATGAGGTCTTTCTTTTTTATCCTAAGCTGTGAACTAAATAAGCAAATGGCTTCCCAGGTGGGTTTTTCAGGGGTGGACAATGTGAGAAGCATGGCTATTTTACACTTTCTCTTTAAATGAAAAATCCAAAATTTGATAATGCAGTGAGGTTATCTACTGCTGctagtttgttttctttttgaataTCACTCACTGCTTAAATATCTTGTTGGAATATATTGTCTTTCAGTTTAAGATAGAATGTTATGCTCCTTCTAGTCTGCTGTCCTTGTAGACCAATTTACTTGGGAATTATTGAcaaatttttccttaattttcagATTCTCATTTCTTTTTGGTGCCTGTTGATTTGGGTTGTGCAATATCCCATGCTCAAATAGTGATGTCTGCAACAAGGCGGTTCTGGTCTTTTGGTGTTATGTGCGTATCATTTAGGTAGATTTCTGATATCCTCCTCCTCAGATGTGTTAAAGAGTTGAGATGATCCTCAATCTCTGCATTTTGGCCCGTCATAGTCATGAGATCACTACTCCATACAGGATGTTGAGAGCTGGTCTATGCAGCGTAATTGATTTTTGCCTTTTGTATTTGTTACTGATGTAACCATTGATAGTGTTGCCACAAAATTCAGCATTCCTCTTggctatgatttttttttcttttttataattTAGAGACTTTCCAGCTGAGCTTTATATCAATTAGACTATAAAATACTATCAGATGAGTTGTTCTCTGCACTTTCTCTGGTCTTGTAAAAAGAGTGTTTGGATCGCCATTTTCGGCCAAAAAATTGCATCGTTTTTCGTGATCATATTTCCttattatcttttttcttcacaTACATAAAAtcactacagtaatttttcatgaaaaatgacggaaaatgcaatccatccAAACGGGGTTTCGGAGCTGTAAATGGAAGCATTAAAAACAACTTTTAGGAGTTAGAACAAAGCTCTAGTCACTGCTGCTTTTTGATTCCAAAAGACAGTACACCGCGTACGCGTTTTGTGAGTTGATCAGTTTATCTGCATCATTTCTGGTCAAGTAAAGAATCTTTTCTCCACTCTACTTCTTGTAAACTATAAAAGAATTTTCTTTCTACTTTAT
It includes:
- the LOC113738469 gene encoding uncharacterized protein, producing the protein MKKKNQKTTDSSAAALIPTRSTADLKALIQSHSDFFDRLIELIPARFYLPPDDDVSDNPKPYFHGLSKAAKASLKRQSKQNLKLARRNRLDPDKISHSSTLDLLKQSLDTSAHGGEVAEIPPQDVPRAIDLEEKNGGDGNDGEKGQEKQVTYEELREKLRKKIESLRGNRGEGNRSARKGREDNKDRDNHRGEKKRKRDGEGSSGKGVEVVENDSEEIIEYGKVKIGDDEMEGEKRKKKRKMSKVKELDRAKRLEEVKKENPRVAEREWWRAAENRAMGVKVHDDPRLLRESMKKEKKRKEKNAEKWKERIEGQEKAKEGKQQKRKENIEGRIRDKKMRKIAKREKKLMRPGFEGRKDEYITKD